TTATTTTCCACTTTCCTGCCAACAGGATCCGCTGGCCTTTTCTAACGCTGTCTCATGTTTATCGGTCGATTGATTCATAAAAAGGGGCGTTGCTTTCGCGATCAGAAGCGAAGCTCGCCGTGAAATTATGATACAGATGAAAGGAAGATTCTCATGAAATGTCTCATTATTGACGCTGTCCATAGCTCTATTTCGGAAGAGCTGAGCAAGTACATGCAGGTCGACACCCACATGCTCCCCACCCAGGCGGAGCTGGCCAAGCTGATCCCCGACTATGATGCGCTGGTCATGCGCGTGGACCCCGCCATCAACAAGGAGATTCTGGATGCCGCAAAGAAGCTGAAGGTCATCGGCGTATGCGCCGTCGGCCTGAACCATGTCGACCTGGATGCCGCCAAGGCGAAGGGCATTCAGGTGTTCAATGCCCCGGGCTTGAACGCCAACGCCGTGGCCGAGCTGACCATCTCCAAGATGCTGGATCTGTCCCGCCACACCATTCCCGCCAATGCCGATGTCAAGGTCAACCACAAGTGGGACAAATATAAGTTTGTGGGCCGCGAGCTGCGGGGCAAGACGCTGGGCATTTTGGGATTTGGCCGCATTGGGCGCCGTGTGGGCGAACTGGCCCGCGCTTTCAAAATGGACGTGGTGGCCTACGACCCCTATCTGAAGAGCGAGGACTTTGAAAAAGGGCACGCCAAGGGCATGAGCATAGACGAGGTGCTGAAGGTCTCCGACTTTGTCACCATCCACATGCCGCTCACCCCAGAGACCAAGAACCTGTTCAACGCCGAATCCATTGCCAAAATGAAGCCGGACGCCGCAGTGCTGAACATGAGCCGCGGGGGCATTGTCAACGAGCATGATATGTATGAGGCCCTGAAGGCCAAAAAGATCGGCGGCTACGCCTCCGACGTGATGGAAAACGAGCTGGCGGCCGGCGGCCTGTCCGAGGGCGCTGGATTTGTCTCGCCCCTGTTCGATTGCGACAACTTCATCGTCACTCCTCATCTGGGAGCTCAGACCGTGGATGCATCCCGCGATATCGGCGAATACATCACCGGCAAGCTGAAGGAGACTTTGAACCTTCACTGATAACAGAAATCAAACAGCGCGCAGCAGAATCTGCTGCAGACGCAGAAAAAATGGCCGCCCTCTGTGGGCGGCCATTTTTTCTTTCAATTTATCTTTTGTGGAAGCAAAATCCAATAGTGGGTTAGACTTCCTCCGCGAATGTGCCGCTTTCCAAAACGTTTTTCAGAAACGAAAGGGTCTCTTTTTCAGAGAAAGTATTCCCGCTTTCCGGCAAATAAGAGAAAAAATCCTGAAGTGCGGAGAAAATGCTTTTTTCCGTCACGGAAAACACCGTATAGTCGCGGCCGGGCGCGGCGTAGACAAAGCAGGCGGCTCCGCCGCGAAAGAGATAAGTACAGAGGTTTTCCGAAATTTTCAGCTTTTTGGAATCGATAAGCACGGGGTGGTAATCTCCTTTCAGCGCCGCCTCGTACATGCGCCGCAAAAGCAGATAACGGTCCGGCAGGGAAAGCGGAGTGTAATATTCATCGGGAATTTCCGTGATCCTGCCGACAGAGAGAAAGCGCCGCAGCCCCGTGTCGGAAAAATAGACGCTCTTGATATTCCGCATTCGCTGCGCTCCCAGAGTGTGCTTAAAATAGGCCGGAATCGACTTTAAAAAAGCTTTGTCCGCTGCAAGTTCGGGGGACAGATAGCGCAGAAACATTTCGCGATCCGCAAAAAACAAGAGGCAGGGGTCCGGCATAAAATCGTATTCCACATATTCATAGCCTGCGCACATCCGGATATAGTACTCGGTCTGCTCCAGTGGATGATGGAAGACTTCCGTCAGCGAAGACGATTTTTCCAGCAGGCCGTTAAAGACGCGCCGGTAAAGCTCCCGGTACTCCGGCGCGTCGAAAACGGCCGCGCAGGAGCCGTCGGAAGAAATGGTCACCGCGAGGCTGCGCGTCAGAATCAGATAAGGCATGACGCAGGTATTCCCAAAATGGCTGCCGACGCTGTCGTAGTAGTACCAGGGGGAATATTTGCATCCGGCGGCGATGATCGGCATGATGCTGCGCAGACAGTTCAGATTGTAGATACTGTTTTTTTCTTTTAAAGAGTTTTCCAGGCAGATGATGTGTTGGATGCAAAGATCCCTGTGGCGGATCCCGACCAAAGCGAGCTGTTCCAGCAGAAAAGGGTATTCCGGCTGTGCCAGCACCTGAATCCGGCCGTTCCCGCGCGAGGCTTCTTCCTCCAGCACGGTTTTGACCAGATAGTTTACCTCCAGCTTTCCGTAAACCGTGCCGCCGGAAAGAATTCGGCGCGGGTGATCCTGCGGAACGAGAGGCTCTTCTTCACAGGGGGTCGGGGGGTCAACATTTGCGAAAAATTCCGACACCGCCCTGCGGCGGGCGTAAACTCTTTCCCCCATTCTGGCGATCTTGTAATTTTGCATCAGCCGTTCCGTCTCCTTTGGGTCCAGCAAAAGGACGGACGCGAATTTTTCCACGACGGAACGGTCCGCCGGCAGACGGTCTCCTTTTAAAATCTTGTGGATCAGGGTGCGGTCTGTGCCGCACCCTGCCGCAAAGGCATAGATTTTCAGGCCGCGCTCCTGAATCAGGCCGCGCAGCTGCTCCGAAAACAACGACATGGCAAACAATCCTTTCTGCAACTCTAAGAACATTGTATCATAATTTTGGGAAAAATAGGAATAAAAATAGGAATAATTTTTGTCACAAAAACTGTCACATGTTGTTTCCCGGGAATAGAGGGCCTAAACTGAAACTGGTGCCGTTTTTTCAGAGCGGCCGCCCCGAAACGGGCATGGCTGAAAACGGCGCGAAAAAAACGGCGGCGCGCAATTTGGTTTACAGAGGAGGGAGAAATCTGCGATTGAAAGAACGCGCCCGGAACACAGACGAAAACAAAAGGAGTGAACAAGATTGAAGATCAAACAGAAATGCCTTTCCCTGCTGCTTGCGCTGACCATGGTCCTCGGCACCGCTTTCAGCACCACGGCGTTTGCGGAGGAGGATGGGGAAGGAACCTCGTCAGTCGCCCCGGCAGAGGATTGGGAAGGTCCGGCGGGAGCACCTAGCGCATTAGAAGCAGATGATGAACAAGAATTTATTTTCCCGTTTACAACCACCGGTGCTGAGCTTTCGGGATTGGAACTTGACATTTATTTAGGTAACGACGAAGATGGCGGCACAGTTGATTTAGAAAACAGGGGCGAAGGGGAAAATTATAGCGAAGAGTATAAAGAGGCAATACAGCTTAATCTCAACGCGGATAAAGATTCCGTTATTAAAAACGATGAAGATTCTTCCATCAACTTAGATACCTTGCAAAGTTATGAAGGGTCGGCCCACCAAGAAGAAATAAAAGGGTTATTAATCAGTTTAAAAGCGAAATTAGCGGAAAATGGTTTTACAGAGGATCAGTCTGCAGCGGCAATTAAAAAGTGGATTGCATTCTATGAGGCGGCCGGCGTGGAATTTGGTCATGAGCCATCCACGAGTACGGGAGCAGAAACAATAGCAGAAATTACAGCAGGCTCCGTCGAGAGGGTAAAAAGCAGCGTTTCCTATCAGGCTGACAATAGTGATGAGAAGGAAAAAGGTACATGGACGCTTACGCTGAATACGAAAAAGCTTCTGGACGCCGGTTTCACCGACATCCAATTCCTTGTTAAAGCCCAAGCCCAAGAAGGGGAGACGGTTGTGTCCTGGGGCAATAACAACTACAATGCGCTAGGGAAAGGTGAGCCCAAGGCTTATCTCTATACGATCACCGAGCCCGGAGATGATGGTGAAATCACAGACGAAACCGCTTTGAAAAAAGCGATCGAAAAGGCCAGCAATGGCGATACCATTATGCTCGGCGGTGATGTTGACGTTTCCGAATCAATTGTCATCGATAAACCGCTTACCCTCGATGGAGACGGTTACACAATCAAGGCTGCCGATGGCAGTACATTCACCGCAAATTTAGGGGATGACCCTGCCTGCGTCCTTTCCGTAACCGCTGATGACGTTGCCATTCAAGATGTCACGATTGACTGCAATGTTGACAACGTTACAATAGCACCGAATGAGACTACCGGCGGCGGAAAAGCGGACAATACCACTTATGCGGGTATCTACATCCAGCAAAAAACCGGTGTTGAATTGTCAGATGTAACGGTCAAAAATCTGAAAAAAGACGGTTACAGCTGGAATGAGGGTAATGCTTTCTATGGGATTTACATTAACGAGGAAGACCATAAAAAGCAGGGCACGAATGGCTCTTTTTCCTATACTAAGGCACAAACTTCTGTGACGGTTGATAATCTTACCTTTGACAGCACGCTTGCCGGGGTTTATGTAAGGCCCGCCAGAGCAACAGCAACAGCAACAGGTGAGGTTGATGAAAATACTCCTTTGCTGGAGGTGGGTTCTGAGGGCGTTACTTTAAAGAACAGCGTGTTGCCTTCCTCGCCCATTTTGGTTCAGCTGCGTACAACGCAGACAGATAGCAAAAGCGCCATTGATGCAGCGAAAAAATATGTTCAGTTCAGTGACGGCGATTCTGATAACTGGGTGGCGGCTTGGTTAGGTAATCTGGGAATAAATCAACGGGTTGCCTTTGCGCCCGACAGCGTTTTCTATTCCGCGGATTTGGAGTTAGAGGAAGATGAACAGCTTCCCTTAATGCCCCAGAGCACACCGGAGGAGATACAAAAAGCCATAACATGGTCAAGTGGTTCGAAGGACGTCGCAACAGTTCAGAACGGCGTCGTTACTCCCCTCAGCAAAGGTAAAGCCAACATTACCGCGACCATCGGTACGGGGGATCAGGCCATAACCGCAATTGTAATGATCAATGTCCTTGACAATGGTGAAACCCCTGCTCTGTATTCCATCGGCGGAAAAGTGGATGCCGGTGAAACAGGGGCTTCCGTAAGCGGAATCACTGTCGATCTGTACGCCGCCGACGATACGGAACATGAAGCCCCTCTCGCCAGTGCGACTACCGACGAGAACGGTAAGTACTCTTTCACAGATAAGGTGGCGGCTGGAGAATATGTAGTCGTAGTTGCTGCTTCCGAAGGCAAATATGCTGAATCTACGGCAAGTGTCACTGTCAACGACGCTGATGTGACCAACGCCGACATCACTCTGGTGAAAGAAACCTCCACCGACGATCATGATAACGACCACCACAAGAATAGCGGCGGCTCCGGCTCCGGAAGCGGAAGCTCCGGCAGAGGCGGCCGTACGGTGATCGTAAGCGGCACGGCCCCCGACAACAAGCCGGTGGTCACTGTCGAGAACGATCCGCAGGGCAAGCCCGTCGTCACGGTAGGCGCAAGGCCCCTGCCGAACGCGAAGCCGCTGACCGCGGCGGACATCGCCAAAAAGGCGGCGGACGGCACCCTGAACGCCACAGTGAACCCCAACGGGGTTTGGGATGGCAGAACAGTAGGCGCGAAAAACATCGCGCTGGTGATCGACACGAAAGAAGCGACGCTTGCCCCCGGCGGCTCCTATCAGCTGGGCGTCAGCGCTTTCGCCGGCCCGGCGGGCAGCACGCTGCGCGTCAGGGCGTCCCGCGACGGATTTGTGACGATTACAGCGAACCCGGACGGCACCTACACGATTACGTCCAACAAGCCGGTCAGCGGCCTCTATATCCTCGTGGAGATTCTCGACGCCAACGGAAACGTGGTCGGGCATTCCTCCATGAAGCTGGACGCCGCGGCGGGCCTTGGCGTCAAACATGTGGAGAACAAGGCTGCGACGATCGTATAATTGTTCTTTACGAATTAAAAATCAGCGCAAAAAAGGCGACGGGATTTTTCCCGCCGCCTTTTTTGCGCCCGGTGGAGGAATCGCTTGCCGGACGATTTTATGAAAGATTCTCTTTGTGTAGCAGGGAGCGTTCCTCCTTATCTCAGCCAGATCGCGCCCGCGACGCCCGCGAGCACGGTCAGCAAAATCGGATTGATCCGGAACCGGATATTGCAGACGGCTGTGGCGGCAAAAATAATCAGCAGGAAAACGGACACCGTTCCGAACGGATCGGAAAACAGCGCCGACAAATCCGCGCCGGGGTTCAGGAGCACACCCGAAGCGATCGTCGCGGCCGCCGCCGCAATCAGGCCGACCGCGGCCGGCTTGACCCCGTAGAGAAAATCATCCATGATCCGGTTGTCGCGGAAGCGCGCCGCCAGGCGCATATATAACGTCACAAGGATAAACGACGGAAGCGATACGCCGACCGTAGCGGACAGCGAGCCCCAAAAGCCGGTGCTCAGGTATCCCACATAAGTGGCTGCATTGATTGCGATGGGCCCGGGCACCACCATATCAAGCGCGGTCAGGTCCGCAAACTGCTGGACGGTCACGGAAAACTGCCGGGACTCGGTCATGATCATCGACAGCATCGCGTATCCGCCGCCAAAGCCGACGAACCCGATTTTCAGAAAGACAAACAGCAGCTTCAAACATTCCAAAATCATTTCGTCTGCCCCTTTCTGCGGCGCATGATCCACTGAAACAGGCATCCGATCACGCCGGCGGCCAGAATCACGATCAGGGAGTTGATATTTGCAAACAAAATCAGCGCGAACGCAGCCAGCATCACCGCAACGCCGAAAATGCTTTTCAGGTTGAACCGCCCCAGCGAAAAGGCGGCCGAAAGCACCAGCGCGGCGGAAGCGGCGCGGATGCCGCGGAACGCGCCGACGACCGGCCCGTGCTGCGGGATAAACTGCAAAAGGATAGTCGCAGCGAGCATGATGACGAATGCGGAGAAAGTGGCGCCGAATCCCGCGGCCAGCATGCCGGCCGTCCCCGCCGCGTACCTGCCCACAAAGGACGCGCAGTTCAGGGCCACTACGCCGGGCAGCGTCTGCGAAAGGGTGGCATCCTCCAGAAAATCCTCCCGCGGCATCAGACGGTATTTTTCCACGACATCCTTTTCAATCACCGGCAGCATGGCAAGTCCGCCCGCAAAGGTGAACGTGCCCGCCTTAAAAAAGATCAGAAACAATGCCCATAATGTCTTCAGACGTTCTTTATTCATCGAAAGCCTCCCGATCGCCCTTTTCAGTTATCGTGCAAAAACGAAGATAAGATGTTGGAGCAGTATTTTTCAAGGCAGGGCGGAGATTTTATGACGTCCCTGCCGCTGCGGTCCTTTCTTCCTGCTGTGACGCTCTTTCCATAACTAGCATTCCCGGCTAAGAGGTAGAATTTGTCTCTGTTTCCCCGCCAGCGGCGTGGAAGAAATCCATTTTATTGATATCACCCGAAATGGAATTGCTGTAGGGCGCTTTTTCAATGGTAATATATTGCTTTTGCGAAGTCAACATTCTGAATCAAAATTTAATACTGCGGCGTTGTTATGCTGACCGGGGCCAGAACGTACGCTTTTCACGCGGACAATCCGTGTCGGCTGTGGAAACAGTTCAATCGCTTTTGATCAAGCTTTAAAAAAGCAGGGCGGCAGATGGGTGCAGTCAAGGACACAATTAATCAAGTAACAGCTTCCACGAAACAGCGATTCCGTTTCCCCGAAGGCTGCCATAACCGGTGGACATCTGTGTGAACGTATCAAAAAAGAGCGGCTCAAGTCCGGAATAAGCGGATTCGGCTGCTCTTTTTTCTCTGAAAACGGCTGCAGGCTTATATTGATTTCGTCTTATTTTCATATTCCATAATTCGCTTCACCTTCGCGGTGGAGCCGCCGCCTGAAAAGTCGCAGTTTAGCCAAATATCCACCAAATACTTTGCCAGTTCCACTCCGATTACGCGTGCACCCATGCACATGATCTGAGCGTTGTTGCTTTTTCTGGAACGCTCCGCCGAATATGGGTCATGGCATACGGCGGCTCGGATCCCCGGAACCTTGTTTGCGGAAATCGACATGCCGATTCCCGTTCCGCATAACAGAATTCCCCTTTCAAAATCTCCTCTTGCGATGGCTTCCGCCACCTTTATGCCGATATCGGGATATAATACGGCTACCCCCGCATCCGCGCCGAAATCGGTCACTTCGATATTTCTGGATTTCAGATGCTTGATAATCTCGACTTTTAAGTCATAGGCGGCTTCGTCGCATCCAATTGCTAATTTCATTTTCTTATCCTTTCTTTTTATTCAAGGTTTCTGTGATTGGCTTCCATTTTGGCTTTGGTGATGCCCAACTTCTGGGTCAGATCCATAATGATGATGTCGAACAGGATAAACAGGCTCTGTTCGAACAGGTTGCCCATGGGTTGGATGGAAGGGACCACATCTGCCGTTCCCAGATATACCGCTGCCGGAACAAACAGGACGGTATCTGCGATCTTTGCCGTTTTTTTGTCGGGGTCCCCTGTGACCAGAGCGACACGTGCCCCGTTATGCCTGGCCTTTTCGGCGACATAATGGATATGGCCTATTTCACCGCAGCCGGATGTGGCGATCAGTAAATCCCCCCTGCGGATAGCGGGTGTCGTGTCATCCCAAATCCAATGGCTGTCAAGCCCCAGATGCATCAGGCGCATCGTAAAGGCTCTTGTGGCCAATCCTTCTCTGCCAACTCCGATCAGAATAATCCTGTTGGCATTCAGAATCTCACTTTTGAATTTTTCAACCTCTGTTTCATCCACCCGGTCGAATACCTGAGACAGCTCCCTTAGGATCGTTTTTGCCGTTTCCTTCATGATTGAGATCATCCCTTTTCTATGTTTATAGAAACTAACCGCCCTTTCCAAATTTTTGGCAGTTCCCTTGGCGGCTGGAATTGATAGTATTTTTAGGTAAGATGTAGAATTTGTTTTTGTTTCTCCCCGCCGAAGATGGGAGGAGGAACAAATCCGGATTTGCAAGCATAAGTGGAATTGCTGTGGATGGATTCTGCTTTCAAACGGCTGCTACTTAAAAACATCCTTTAGAAATTCCATCGATTTTTTCATATTTTCATATACGACGTCGTCAAATTCTTCAAATGCGGTAACGACCTCAAGATATTGAATGATATTCTCTGCCCCTGCATTTTTGGTCGCTTTCTTTATTAAATCGGGAGTGACGATCCCTTCCTTTGTGAAATCCCAGTGGCGGTCCAGCATACCGTCCGTCTGCTGAATATGAATCGCGCCGATATAGGGGGCGCAGGTTTTCAGCCATAGTTCCATATCCGCTTCTTCCTTGAGCAAAGGCTTGTACAAGGCGTGCCCCCAGTCGATCAGCAGCTTGACGGGGATCGCAGTCGTACCATCCAGATCCTTCATCAGATGCAAAGACTCTTTGGGGCTGTGGGGGAATTCGGTGGCCAAAGGCGTCGCTTCGATCTGAATCTCCTTTATGCCTTTCTCCCTGCCATACTCAGCCAGCTTGCGCAGATAATCCAGCGCAATATGATATAACTCGTTTCTTCTTGCAGGGTCCACCGCGTCTTCATGGGTCATTCCGCCGATCGGTGTTCCGATGACATCGACACCCATTGCAGCCGTCATGTCGATTGCCCTTTTAAAGAAAGCATAGGAAATTTCCCTTTCTTCCTTTGTGGGCGCCAGGAGCTGAGCATAAGTGTAAGAGGCCAATCCGCCGAAGGTCGCGGTTATTTCGAGCCCCTGCTCCCGAAAGGCTTTCTGATATCTTTGAGCGAGCGCATCCCTCTGCGCCTCCGGCCACCAGGGGTCGATCAAATCCCAAGTGAACTGAATATATCGGACTCCGAAATCCCTTTTGCACATCTCTGCCAGCTTTTCCGGATTCAACCAGCGTTTTGTCGCAAACGAAAGATTTAACCCCAGCTTCATCGTAATCCACTCCTTTGTAAACTGATGCTGATCCTTAGGCCTCGTTTGAAAAATCAAGGAACTAGTCTGTTTCGGCTAAAATCGTGCCGTCCTGCGTCAAAAATGCTCGGAATCCGGAAAGGATCTTTTTTCCTTGTTCGGCGCAATTTTATTCCGAAAATCCGTCGTTTTTTATTCCTCAAACAAGGCCTAGCTGATAAAAGCTTATTCGGATTTTTTGGTGACCTTTTTTCTTTCCTTGATGATGTAGGTAATAGAGCTGAACGAAATGGCGATCACCACGATAAACCCGCTGACTGCCGACTGCCAGTACACATTGACACCCAGCAGCACGATCATATTCTGAATCACGGCAATAATCGCCGCGCCGATCAGTGCGCCCGCAGGGTTGCCGATCCCGCCCGTCAGCGCCACGCCGCCGATTACCGACGCGGCGATCGAGTTCATCGGCCAGTTTTCCCCGATTGCCGACTGGGCCGAGCCCAGGCGTGCCACATACAACATGCCTGCCAGAGCTGAGATCATGCCGACGATGCTGTAAATAATCATGCGGA
This window of the Ruminococcaceae bacterium BL-6 genome carries:
- a CDS encoding Phosphoglycerate dehydrogenase, producing MKCLIIDAVHSSISEELSKYMQVDTHMLPTQAELAKLIPDYDALVMRVDPAINKEILDAAKKLKVIGVCAVGLNHVDLDAAKAKGIQVFNAPGLNANAVAELTISKMLDLSRHTIPANADVKVNHKWDKYKFVGRELRGKTLGILGFGRIGRRVGELARAFKMDVVAYDPYLKSEDFEKGHAKGMSIDEVLKVSDFVTIHMPLTPETKNLFNAESIAKMKPDAAVLNMSRGGIVNEHDMYEALKAKKIGGYASDVMENELAAGGLSEGAGFVSPLFDCDNFIVTPHLGAQTVDASRDIGEYITGKLKETLNLH
- a CDS encoding protein of unknown function (Evidence 5 : Unknown function), translated to MSLFSEQLRGLIQERGLKIYAFAAGCGTDRTLIHKILKGDRLPADRSVVEKFASVLLLDPKETERLMQNYKIARMGERVYARRRAVSEFFANVDPPTPCEEEPLVPQDHPRRILSGGTVYGKLEVNYLVKTVLEEEASRGNGRIQVLAQPEYPFLLEQLALVGIRHRDLCIQHIICLENSLKEKNSIYNLNCLRSIMPIIAAGCKYSPWYYYDSVGSHFGNTCVMPYLILTRSLAVTISSDGSCAAVFDAPEYRELYRRVFNGLLEKSSSLTEVFHHPLEQTEYYIRMCAGYEYVEYDFMPDPCLLFFADREMFLRYLSPELAADKAFLKSIPAYFKHTLGAQRMRNIKSVYFSDTGLRRFLSVGRITEIPDEYYTPLSLPDRYLLLRRMYEAALKGDYHPVLIDSKKLKISENLCTYLFRGGAACFVYAAPGRDYTVFSVTEKSIFSALQDFFSYLPESGNTFSEKETLSFLKNVLESGTFAEEV
- a CDS encoding exported protein of unknown function (Evidence 5 : Unknown function), whose amino-acid sequence is MKIKQKCLSLLLALTMVLGTAFSTTAFAEEDGEGTSSVAPAEDWEGPAGAPSALEADDEQEFIFPFTTTGAELSGLELDIYLGNDEDGGTVDLENRGEGENYSEEYKEAIQLNLNADKDSVIKNDEDSSINLDTLQSYEGSAHQEEIKGLLISLKAKLAENGFTEDQSAAAIKKWIAFYEAAGVEFGHEPSTSTGAETIAEITAGSVERVKSSVSYQADNSDEKEKGTWTLTLNTKKLLDAGFTDIQFLVKAQAQEGETVVSWGNNNYNALGKGEPKAYLYTITEPGDDGEITDETALKKAIEKASNGDTIMLGGDVDVSESIVIDKPLTLDGDGYTIKAADGSTFTANLGDDPACVLSVTADDVAIQDVTIDCNVDNVTIAPNETTGGGKADNTTYAGIYIQQKTGVELSDVTVKNLKKDGYSWNEGNAFYGIYINEEDHKKQGTNGSFSYTKAQTSVTVDNLTFDSTLAGVYVRPARATATATGEVDENTPLLEVGSEGVTLKNSVLPSSPILVQLRTTQTDSKSAIDAAKKYVQFSDGDSDNWVAAWLGNLGINQRVAFAPDSVFYSADLELEEDEQLPLMPQSTPEEIQKAITWSSGSKDVATVQNGVVTPLSKGKANITATIGTGDQAITAIVMINVLDNGETPALYSIGGKVDAGETGASVSGITVDLYAADDTEHEAPLASATTDENGKYSFTDKVAAGEYVVVVAASEGKYAESTASVTVNDADVTNADITLVKETSTDDHDNDHHKNSGGSGSGSGSSGRGGRTVIVSGTAPDNKPVVTVENDPQGKPVVTVGARPLPNAKPLTAADIAKKAADGTLNATVNPNGVWDGRTVGAKNIALVIDTKEATLAPGGSYQLGVSAFAGPAGSTLRVRASRDGFVTITANPDGTYTITSNKPVSGLYILVEILDANGNVVGHSSMKLDAAAGLGVKHVENKAATIV
- a CDS encoding Chromate transporter — its product is MILECLKLLFVFLKIGFVGFGGGYAMLSMIMTESRQFSVTVQQFADLTALDMVVPGPIAINAATYVGYLSTGFWGSLSATVGVSLPSFILVTLYMRLAARFRDNRIMDDFLYGVKPAAVGLIAAAAATIASGVLLNPGADLSALFSDPFGTVSVFLLIIFAATAVCNIRFRINPILLTVLAGVAGAIWLR
- a CDS encoding conserved membrane protein of unknown function (Evidence 4 : Unknown function but conserved in other organisms), whose amino-acid sequence is MNKERLKTLWALFLIFFKAGTFTFAGGLAMLPVIEKDVVEKYRLMPREDFLEDATLSQTLPGVVALNCASFVGRYAAGTAGMLAAGFGATFSAFVIMLAATILLQFIPQHGPVVGAFRGIRAASAALVLSAAFSLGRFNLKSIFGVAVMLAAFALILFANINSLIVILAAGVIGCLFQWIMRRRKGQTK
- a CDS encoding protein of unknown function (Evidence 5 : Unknown function); the protein is MKIRRNQYKPAAVFREKRAAESAYSGLEPLFFDTFTQMSTGYGSLRGNGIAVSWKLLLD
- the rpiB gene encoding Ribose-5-P isomerase B; its protein translation is MKLAIGCDEAAYDLKVEIIKHLKSRNIEVTDFGADAGVAVLYPDIGIKVAEAIARGDFERGILLCGTGIGMSISANKVPGIRAAVCHDPYSAERSRKSNNAQIMCMGARVIGVELAKYLVDIWLNCDFSGGGSTAKVKRIMEYENKTKSI
- a CDS encoding 6-phospho-3-hexuloisomerase, with the protein product MKETAKTILRELSQVFDRVDETEVEKFKSEILNANRIILIGVGREGLATRAFTMRLMHLGLDSHWIWDDTTPAIRRGDLLIATSGCGEIGHIHYVAEKARHNGARVALVTGDPDKKTAKIADTVLFVPAAVYLGTADVVPSIQPMGNLFEQSLFILFDIIIMDLTQKLGITKAKMEANHRNLE
- a CDS encoding AP endonuclease, family 2 codes for the protein MKLGLNLSFATKRWLNPEKLAEMCKRDFGVRYIQFTWDLIDPWWPEAQRDALAQRYQKAFREQGLEITATFGGLASYTYAQLLAPTKEEREISYAFFKRAIDMTAAMGVDVIGTPIGGMTHEDAVDPARRNELYHIALDYLRKLAEYGREKGIKEIQIEATPLATEFPHSPKESLHLMKDLDGTTAIPVKLLIDWGHALYKPLLKEEADMELWLKTCAPYIGAIHIQQTDGMLDRHWDFTKEGIVTPDLIKKATKNAGAENIIQYLEVVTAFEEFDDVVYENMKKSMEFLKDVFK